In Candidatus Glassbacteria bacterium, the sequence ATGACCGAGTTCCAGGGCGCGATTCTCAACGGCCAGCTGCGCCGCCTGGAGGAACAGACCGAGCGCCGCAACCTCAACGGCCGCTATCTCGATTCCCTGCTGGACCAGATACCGGGAATCGCCGCGGCGCGCAGCTACGAGGGCCAGACGCGCCACGGCTACCACCTCTACATGATGAACTATGACAGCGCCGAGTTCAGCGGGATGAGCAAGTGGAAGTTCCGCGACGCGCTGGAGCGCGAGGGGATCCAGACGATCAGCACCGGCTACGCCATGCCTCCGCTCAACAAGCAGGGCTTTATCGAGCAGAAGCTGACCGGCAGGCATTACAAATATGTGTTCGGGCAGACACGGCTTGACAAGTGGCGTGCGGAGAACGAGTGCCCCAACAACGACAGGGTCTGCGGCGAAACCGGCCTGTGGCTGTTCCAGGCCGTGCTGCTGGGCACGAAAAAAGACATGGAAGATATCGCCACGGCGGCGGAGAAACTCCGTAAAGCCTCGGCGCAGATTGCCAAAGCCTGAATCGAAAGGAGTGCCAGGTGTCGGTAACGAGGGATGAAGTCGCCAGGATCGCCCGCCTGGCCCGGCTGGAGCTGGGAGAGGACGAGGTGGACCGCATGACCGCGGACATGAACGCAATCCTGGAACATGTCGAGCAGTTGAGCGAGGTCGATACCGAAGGGGTCAGCCCCCATTCGTTCCTGGAGGGCAAGCGTACGCCTGTCCAGCCGGACGAGGTGCGGGAATTCCCGAACCGGGACGAAGCCCTGGCCAACGCCCCCAGGAAAGAGGGCACGTTCTTTATCGTGCCCAGGGTGATCGA encodes:
- the gatC gene encoding Asp-tRNA(Asn)/Glu-tRNA(Gln) amidotransferase subunit GatC; its protein translation is MSVTRDEVARIARLARLELGEDEVDRMTADMNAILEHVEQLSEVDTEGVSPHSFLEGKRTPVQPDEVREFPNRDEALANAPRKEGTFFIVPRVIE